One genomic region from Amaranthus tricolor cultivar Red isolate AtriRed21 chromosome 12, ASM2621246v1, whole genome shotgun sequence encodes:
- the LOC130828677 gene encoding uncharacterized protein LOC130828677: MNRTRKESKKAHSSQARRNLPQKVVIQATYQANPDPPSQSSIMSSSGASGSDSCNVSGDATKEEGDFGSYPLWKYVVKGDKMSGGGGNYTWQCNFCKQIKSGSYTRVRAHLMGVAKGGISQCPNVTNEDRIQMRNLERQVEQYKESRQPKRPPLPSQSLSSETSLSPTSYAKKRKSDNPITKAFDIQARNNLDAEIARMFFTGGLPFNLCRNPYYVSSYNYAATNNIPGYKPPGYNKMRTTLLDREKENVERLLEPTKATWREKGVSIVSDGWSDPQRRPLINLMVACEVGPLFLKAVDCSREVKDKDFIASLLNDAIEEVGDDKFVVQILTDNPSNCKAAGELIEGRYPHIFWTPCIVHTLNLALKNICNAKNVSNNEEVYDECHWITEVHGDALFVKNYIMNHSMRLAIFNKFSPLKLLSVGDTRFASVVVMLKRMKLLKPTLQSMVVSEAWSTYRDDHRGQATLVREKILNDDYILDFTRPIYDMIRACDTDKASLHLVYEKWDSMISKVKEIIYNHEHKQRHEYSSFFSVVETILLSRWKKSNTPLHCLAHSLNPRYYSDVWLKEVPDRRKVNMEYAIFSARDGGVFTEPECLNDMYLMAPKHWWATYGSQVPMLQALAFKLLGQPSSSSCCERN, from the exons AGTTCAATCATGTCTAGTAGTGGGGCTAGTGGCTCTGATTCATGCAATGTTAGTGGTGATGCTACAAAAGAAGAGGGTGATTTCGGTTCTTATCCTTTGTGGAAATATGTTGTTAAAGGGGACAAAATGAGTGGAGGTGGGGGTAATTATACTTGGCAATGCAACTTTTGCAAACAAATAAAGAGTGGTTCATATACTAGAGTTAGAGCACATTTGATGGGTGTTGCAAAAGGTGGAATTAGTCAATGTCCTAATGTAACAAATGAGGATAGAATACAAATGAGAAACTTAGAAAGACAAGTTGAGCAATATAAAGAATCTAGACAACCAAAAAGACCACCACTTCCTAGTCAATCTTTGTCTTCTGAAACTTCTCTTTCACCAACTTCATATGCCAAGAAAAGAAAATCTGACAACCCAATCACCAAAGCTTTTGATATACAAGCTCGAAACAACTTAGATGCTGAGATAGCAAGGATGTTTTTTACTGGAGGATTGCCTTTCAACCTTTGTCGAAACCCTTACTATGTTAGTTCATACAACTATGCTGCCACAAATAATATTCCTGGTTACAAGCCTCCTGGTTACAATAAAATGAGAACCACTTTGTTAGATagagagaaagaaaatgttGAAAGGCTTTTAGAACCAACAAAGGCTActtggagggaaaaaggggtaaGTATAGTGAGTGATGGGTGGAGTGATCCACAAAGGAGACCTTTAATTAACCTCATGGTGGCTTGTGAAGTTGGTCCTCTGTTCTTAAAGGCCGTTGATTGCTCAAGAGAGGTAAAGGATAAAGACTTTATTGCTAGTTTGTTGAATGATGCCATTGAAGAAGTTGGAGATGACAAATTTGTTGTACAAATTCTCACTGATAATCCAAGCAATTGCAAGGCCGCTGGAGAACTTATAGAGGGTAGATATCCACATATATTTTGGACACCATGCATTGTTCACACTCTTAACCTTGCTCTTAAAAACATTTGTAATGCTAAAAATGTTTCAAACAATGAGGAGGTTTATGATGAGTGTCATTGGATAACCGAAGTTCATGGAGATGCTTTATTTGTCAAAAACTACATAATGAACCATTCAATGAGGTTAGCTATATTTAATAAGTTCTCTCCATTAAAGCTTCTTTCTGTCGGTGATACTCGCTTCGCTTCGGTAGTTGTCATGTTAAAGAGGATGAAACTTCTTAAACCAACTCTTCAATCCATGGTTGTTAGTGAGGCTTGGTCCACATATCGTGATGATCATCGTGGACAAGCTACACTTGTGAGGGAAAAGATTCTAAATGACGATTACATCCTTGATTTTACTCGTCCCATTTATGACATGATAAGAGCATGTGATACCGACAAAGCATCACTTCATCTAGTATATGAAAAATGGGATTCAATGATTTCAAAGGTGAAGGAGATCATATATAACCATGAGCATAAACAAAGGCATGAGTATTCTTCTTTCTTTAGTGTGGTCGAAACAATACTTCTTAGCCGTTGGAAGAAAAGCAACACTCCACTTCATTGTTTGGCACATTCTTTGAATCCAAG GTATTATAGTGACGTGTGGCTTAAAGAGGTCCCCG ATAGAAGAAAGGTTAATATGGAGTATGCTATTTTCTCGGCAAGAGATGGTGGTGTATTTACCGAACCGGAATGCTTGAATGATATGTACTTGATGGCTCCAAAGCATTGGTGGGCAACTTATGGTTCACAAGTTCCGATGCTTCAAGCATTAGCATTCAAGTTGTTAGGACAACCATCATCTTCCTCttgttgtgagaggaattaG
- the LOC130828678 gene encoding protein FAR1-RELATED SEQUENCE 5-like produces the protein MIKCNLLEDKWFRNLFSIRDQWIPAYFRDITLGRILRITSRSESINNFFNNFSNPHMTFVEFYMSYESEMDAQRYNQEKLNVSSLHTVPQLKTPLPIEKHASEVYTRTIFLLFQYEVYKSSFKTYIQSIEKSESVETITVLDSVLEKMYKVTFIAGSSIDELQLDCGCNLFKRICLLCCHAICVMSARKITQIPKQYILDRWTKLAMTKLIFDMHGNLIEDHKNLDNTGKLLGEVWSKIFHCVGLAEGSH, from the coding sequence ATGATAAAGTGTAATCTTCTTGAGGATAAATGGTTTCGTAACTTGTTTAGTATACGAGACCAATGGATACCGGCATATTTTAGGGATATCACATTGGGAAGGATTTTGAGAATTACATCTAGATCAGAGAgcattaacaatttttttaacaatttttcaaaCCCACACATGACGTTTGTTGAATTTTACATGAGCTATGAAAGTGAAATGGATGCCCAAAGATATAACCAAGAAAAGCTAAATGTATCATCACTTCATACGGTACCCCAATTAAAAACTCCATTGCCAATTGAAAAGCATGCTAGTGAAGTCTATACAAGAACAATATTTTTACTATTTCAATATGAAGTTTATAAGTCTAGTTTCAAGACTTATATTCAAAGTATTGAAAAAAGTGAAAGTGTTGAAACTATAACTGTTTTGGACTCGGTATTAGAAAAGATGTACAAAGTCACATTTATTGCAGGAAGTTCAATTGATGAGCTTCAACTAGATTGTGGATGTAACTTGTTCAAACGTATATGCCTATTATGTTGTCATGCGATTTGTGTTATGAGTGCAAGGAAAATAACACAAATCCCAAAGCAATATATCTTGGATCGTTGGACAAAACTAGCTAtgacgaagcttatttttgataTGCATGGCAATTTGATTGAAGACCATAAAAATTTGGACAACACTGGAAAGTTGTTGGGGGAAGTTTGGTCGAAAATATTCCATTGTGTTGGTTTAGCTGAAGGGAGTCACTAG